The following DNA comes from Planktothrix sp. FACHB-1365.
TTTAATAAAAATTTGATTTAAGAAATTGAAAGCCCGCAGGGTGCGGGCAATTTCTAGTTTTAGGGGTTAGGGAATTTTACAGGAATCCTAAAGGCAAAGATTCACTGACCGCCATCACCATATTTTGGGTCACGGGTAAACTATCCACCACCATTCCGGCACACAACAGCATTAAATAGAGAATGGAATATTTAAACAATGAACGAGCCGTATTTCGTTCCGAGGGAGATTGTAATAATTGCCATGCTTTTTGTAAGAAAATTCCCCCTAAAATTAAGGCGATCGCAGCATAAACAAAACCACTCGTATGCAAAGGATAAACCAACAATAAGGTAGAAGGAACCAAAATCAAGCTATAAATCCAGATTTGTTGAGCAGTAATTTCATCCCCTTCAATTACAGGTAACATCGGAACCCCGACTTCCTGATATTCATCTCGGATCATCATGGCTAACGCCCAAAAATGAGGCGGTGTCCACAGGAAAATGATCGTAAATAATAGCCAAGCAGACCAACTTAAATCCCCCGTAACAGCAGCCCATCCTACTAGGGGAGGAATTGCTCCAGCCGCCCCTCCAATCACAATATTTTGAACGCTATGACGTTTTAACCAATGGGTGTAGATCAGGACATAAAAAACAATTCCTGATAACGCTAATAACGCCGTTAACAAATTCGCAAAAACCGTTAGTAACGTAAAGGAAGCAATAGCAAGAGCGATGGCAAAAATCAAAGCATCTACAGGTTTAACCCGACCCGAAGGTAGCGGACGCCAGCGAGTCCGTTCCATAATGTAATCAATATCTCGGTCATACAAACAGTTAATGGTATTGGCAGAACCCGACGCTAAAGCCCCTCCCGTTAATGTTACCAATAACAATAACGGATCAACCTCTCCTTTGGCGGCTAACCACATTCCAGCAGCCGTTGTAATTAACAACAATAGAATAATTCTAGGCTTCGTCAATTGATAATAACTTTGCACCACTTGTAAAACATTATCATGGTGTCGGGAGACGTTAGTTTGAATCACTTCCTGCATGAAAAAATTCCTCACTGACTACTGATTACTAATTACTAATTACGGATAACTGTCGATCTCGCAGTGCTAAAGTGCTAAAACAGACTAGGGTTCCCAGGAGTGTAGCTCCCATTGCTTGATGGGCAACGGTGAGGGGTTCGACTTGTAAACGTAGATAAAACGTTGCCACCCCTAAGACAATTTGAGCCACTAAACAAGCTCCTGCCATATTGGCTAATTTTCTGAGTCGGGGATGCAAGGCAGAAGTTCGCCAAGCGAAAACAACTAGAGTTAATGTGACGAGAGTGGGAGGAACAACCCCAATAATATGGCTATTCATCACAGTACAGAGTTGAGAAGACCCAAAACATTGATGTAAAGCCCATTGAGAACCGACCACTGCCCCTAAAATACTTTGGAAGTAAACTAAAATTGCTGCGGTTGTGCTGCACCCTGTTAGCTTTCCAACATGACCCGTACCTTGATAGGGTAAGAGAAGACAACCGATAACGAGCAAGGTTGAGAAAAATAATAAGGCGGTTCCTAAATGGGCGGTAACAATATCAAAACGTAACAATTCTGTCACCGTGAGTCCGCCTAAAACCCCTTGAAATACAATTAACGCTAAGGCAAACAGGGAAGCCCAAGGCAACCATTGGGGTAACTCCCGTCTGTACCACCCGGATAATCCCACAAGGGCAATTGTACCTAGTCCAATGCCAGCAGCATCGAGACGATGAAACCACTCCAAGAAGACTTGAAAATTCATCTGGGCTGCGGGGACAAGTTCTCCATAACATAACGGCCAGTCAGGACAAGCCAGCCCAGCATTCATGACTCGCGTGGCACTCCCAACGGCCATTAACAGTAACGTGGCAATACTTAGTTTCCAAACTAAACGCCGGATTCTATCTTGCGGCAGAGATCCGCTCTGTTGCGTCTGGTCAGTTGATAAACTGGCATTGTTAAGGACAGTATTGGCCATGAGTTCTACCCATTTAACTTGAGATTGCAATCATTAAAACATGATGGTTGATTCTACCTATCTAAGTTAACGATGCAATCCCTAGATGAACAGACTTTTAGAAAGTTTTCTGATTTAGGGGCATCGGTTAACCATTGACGGTTGGCTATTCACCAAATTCTTAAGAAAATCTGTGAATCTGACTTCCTATCCTCCTGGGGATTTGTGATTTGCTTTACCGTAGATGTAGGGTTTTAGACAGAAAATAAACCCTGGTGTTCAGGTTTCTCAACCACCTACTAAGATTAAACAAGCGTGTAAATGACAGCATCTTCCTATCCGATCTCTGTGTTGGAAATGCTCAATAAGGAGGACTAGGCGTGATCATTCCAAGTTCAATTTTGACTTTGCTGGTGGGGATCGGGATTACTCTCGTCAGTCTCTGGTATGGTCAAAACCATAATTTATTACCGGTTGCAGCCTCCGCAGAAGCGGCTGAAGTTGATGGATTATTTAACCTGATGATAACCATCAGCTTTGGGTTAGTGCTTCTAGTCGAAGGCGTGCTGCTGGTTTCTTTAATTAAATTTCGTCGCCAAAAAGATGACACCACCGATGCTGCACCCATTCACGGCAATATTCCCCTAGAAATTGTCTGGACAGCGATCCCGGCGGTTATCGTTTTGGGGATTGGTATTTATAGTTTTGAAATCTATAACAATATGGGTGGCCTTGATCCGATGGCTTCGGGTCAACATTCCATGCACGCCCACGGCAAAATCAAGGGATCGGCGATCGCAGCCCCATTAATCGACGGCCAGCAGCCCCCAGAATTTACCCAAATCGCCTTGGGAATTGGCGCTTCTCCCGCTCAAGAAGGGAAAGTCGCCGCCGTTAATGTGGATGTTACTGGGTTACAGTTTGCCTGGATTTTTAACTACAAAGAGACAGGGATTACCTCTGGAGAACTTCATGTACCTGTGGGTCAAGAAGTGCAGTTAAATATGACGGCCCAAGATGTGATCCATGCCTTCTGGATTCCGCAATTGCGCTTAAAGCAAGATACAATTCCCGGTCGGATCACGGAACTGCGATTTACCCCCAGTAAGGTTGGAACCTATCCCGTTGTCTGTGCTGAGTTGTGTGGCGGTTATCATGGGGCGATGCGATCGCAAATGATTGTCGATACCCCGGAAGATTATGCCGCTTGGGTGGCTGAAAATGCCGTTGCCAGTGCAACCAACCTGCAACAAGCCGTTGCTATCAATCCCGCAGAATTACCCGATGGTGAATTTCTAGCCCCCTACGCCAACGAAATGGGCATCAATCCTAATGTGATCGCCCAAATTCATCATCAGTAATCAGGAGTAGGGGCGGGGTTCCATCGCCCATAATCAGTAATCAGTCGTTACACTCAGTTTTAATTAACAAAATCTTGATTTTATTGATTAGACTGATGGCTCTAACACTGATAACTGATTGAGACTCTTAACTCTTACACTGGTCACTGATAACTGATAACTGATAACTGATAAAATGGCACAAGCACAATTGGATCTCACGGCTAATGTTCCTAAGCCTCATCATGAGCAGGAACGACGTTGGCAAGATTATTTTGGTTTTAGTCACGATCACAAAGTCATCGGGATTCAATATCTGGTGACGGCATTTTTCTTTTATTTGGTTGGGGGTGCTTTAGCAACGGCGGTTCGCACGGAACTGGCAACGCCCGATCCTGATTTTGTCAGTCCTGAACTCTACAACAGCTTATTTACGGTACACGGAACCGTGATGATCTTTCTGTGGATCGTTCCGGCGGGTGCGGGATTAGCTAACTATTTGATCCCCTTAATGATTGGGGCTAAAGACATGGCGTTTCCCCGGTTAAACGCTGTTGCCTTTTGGTTAATTCCTCCCGGTGGTACTTTATTGTTGGCGAGTTTCTTATTTGAAGCACCTAAAGCAGGTTGGACATCTTACCCGCCTCTGAGTATATTGTCGGGCCAAGTTGGGGAAGAAATTTGGATTCTCAGCGTTTTATTGTTGGGAACTTCTTCGATTTTGGGGGGATTAAACTTCGCGGTGACGATTTTTAAGATGCGAATTCCGACGATGGGGCTCAACGATATGCCTCTATTGTGTTGGGCAATGATCGCTACCTCCGCTTTAATTCTGCTATCAACTCCGGTACTGGCTGCGGCGTTAATTTTGCTGTCTTTTGATTTACTCGCCGGAACCAGTTTCTTTAACCCCACAGGCGGCGGTGATCCGGTTGTTTATCAGCACTTATTCTGGTTTTATTCCCATCCGGCAGTTTATATCATGGTGTTACCTTTTTTTGGGGTAATTTCCGATGTTCTACCTGTTCATGCTCGCAAACCGATTTTTGGGTATCAAGCGATCGCCTATTCCAGTTTAGCCATTAGTTTTTTAGGCTTAATTGTTTGGGCGCACCATATGTTTACCAGTGGAACTCCGGGTTGGTTACGGATGTTTTTTATGATCACGACGATGATCATTGCTGTACCGACTGGAATTAAAGTTTTTGGCTGGTTAGCGACGATTTGGGGCGGTAAACTCCGTCTAAATAGCGCCATGCTATTTGCGATGGGGTTTATTTCTACTTTTGTTATGGGCGGTGTCACCGGAATTATGGTGGCGTCGGTTCCCTTTGATATTCATGTTCACGATACCTATTTCATCGTGGCGCACTTCCACTATGTTCTGTTTGGGGGTGCGGTGTTTGGGGTGTTTGCCGCCATTTATCATTGGTTCCCGAAAATGACGGGACGGATGATGAACGAACCTTGGGGGATTGTTCACTTTGTCCTGACGTTTGTGGGTACGAATATGACTTTTATGCCGATGCACGCTTTAGGATTACAAGGAATGCCCCGTCGGGTAGCCATGTATGATCCCCAATTTACAACGTTAAATCAGGTTTGTACTGTAGGTAGTTATATTCTGGCGGTTTCGACTATTCCCTTCTTGATTAATGCGGCTTGGAGTTGGTTCAAAGGGCCTAAAGCTCCTGATAATCCTTGGGAAGCTTTAACCTTAGAATGGATGACCTCTTCGCCTCCCCCAATTGAAAACTTCCTCGTGACTCCCGTTCTCAAAACTGGGCCCTATGATTACGGAAGTCGTAAAACCCTAGCGATTCGTCAACGGTTAAAACAAATGACCGGAAGTCGCCCCAAAGAAGTCGGTGTTCCCCTGTCTGAAGCCAAATCTTCTACAGTATTTACAGACGACCGTTCAACAACGGTTGTTGAACCCGAAAAAGACATTAAATAAGAATTACGAATTACGAATTACGAATTAAGATGATCGTAATTCGTAATTGACAATTCGTAATTGATTAGATGTTCCCTGTTCCCTCTTATTAAGTCAATTCATGCAAGGTTCAGCAATTAACGAGTCTCAAACCGTTCTTGGATACGAACAGGAGGCCACTGCCTCTGGACATGAACACGAAGAACACCCCGATCTGCGAATGTTGGGCGTGGTTGTCTTTCTGATTGCAGAGAGTATGATCTTTTTAGGCTTATTCTCTGCCTATCTGATTTATCGAGCCATGTCACCCGTTTGGCCCCCGGAAGGCACTGAACGAGAATTATTACTTCCGGCGATTAATACCGTAGTTCTGATTTCGAGTAGTTTTGTCATGAACCAAGGGACAATTGCTATTAAGAAAAATGACACGGCGGGTTTGCGGAATTGGTTTATTGCGACGGCGATTATGGGGTTAACCTTCTTAGCAGGTCAAGCCTATGAATACAGTCAGTTAGCGTTTGGATTAACGACTAATTTATACGCCAGTTCTTTCTATGTGTTAACGGGGTTTCACGGGTTGCACGTCACCTTTGGAGTCTTGTTAATTTTAGCGGTGTTGTGGCGGGGACGTAAAGCCACTCACTACAGCAAAGAATCCCATTTTGGCCCGGAAGCGGCGGAATTATATTGGCACTTTGTTGATGTGGTTTGGATTATTCTGTTTATTTTGTTGTATTTGTTGTAAATCTTCATCAAATCCATATTATCCTCAAACCCCCTCCGGGGTTTTTTTATTGGCAATTTGGGGTAGAGATGAATATGATTAAGATTAATTCCCTGAAACCTTTGAAACAGAAAAGGATAATCTGGATATTGTGAAATCAGTTATCAGTGATCAGTTAAGAAAAAGGTGAACTTTGGGGATCATTGTTATATTCTCAGAGTTCTGACAACCACTATAAAACTAACTAAGGAGACATCATTGATGAATAACTATCATTTAGAAGAAGCTAAAAATAGAAAACAAGTGTTTGATAAGTTTCTTCAAATCGAAAAAAAAATTGGAGCTAATGCTGATAAACTTGCTTTTTTAGATCGGGGAATTGAACAATCT
Coding sequences within:
- a CDS encoding heme o synthase, which gives rise to MQEVIQTNVSRHHDNVLQVVQSYYQLTKPRIILLLLITTAAGMWLAAKGEVDPLLLLVTLTGGALASGSANTINCLYDRDIDYIMERTRWRPLPSGRVKPVDALIFAIALAIASFTLLTVFANLLTALLALSGIVFYVLIYTHWLKRHSVQNIVIGGAAGAIPPLVGWAAVTGDLSWSAWLLFTIIFLWTPPHFWALAMMIRDEYQEVGVPMLPVIEGDEITAQQIWIYSLILVPSTLLLVYPLHTSGFVYAAIALILGGIFLQKAWQLLQSPSERNTARSLFKYSILYLMLLCAGMVVDSLPVTQNMVMAVSESLPLGFL
- a CDS encoding heme A synthase, giving the protein MANTVLNNASLSTDQTQQSGSLPQDRIRRLVWKLSIATLLLMAVGSATRVMNAGLACPDWPLCYGELVPAAQMNFQVFLEWFHRLDAAGIGLGTIALVGLSGWYRRELPQWLPWASLFALALIVFQGVLGGLTVTELLRFDIVTAHLGTALLFFSTLLVIGCLLLPYQGTGHVGKLTGCSTTAAILVYFQSILGAVVGSQWALHQCFGSSQLCTVMNSHIIGVVPPTLVTLTLVVFAWRTSALHPRLRKLANMAGACLVAQIVLGVATFYLRLQVEPLTVAHQAMGATLLGTLVCFSTLALRDRQLSVISN
- a CDS encoding cytochrome c oxidase subunit II, whose product is MIIPSSILTLLVGIGITLVSLWYGQNHNLLPVAASAEAAEVDGLFNLMITISFGLVLLVEGVLLVSLIKFRRQKDDTTDAAPIHGNIPLEIVWTAIPAVIVLGIGIYSFEIYNNMGGLDPMASGQHSMHAHGKIKGSAIAAPLIDGQQPPEFTQIALGIGASPAQEGKVAAVNVDVTGLQFAWIFNYKETGITSGELHVPVGQEVQLNMTAQDVIHAFWIPQLRLKQDTIPGRITELRFTPSKVGTYPVVCAELCGGYHGAMRSQMIVDTPEDYAAWVAENAVASATNLQQAVAINPAELPDGEFLAPYANEMGINPNVIAQIHHQ
- the ctaD gene encoding cytochrome c oxidase subunit I, producing MAQAQLDLTANVPKPHHEQERRWQDYFGFSHDHKVIGIQYLVTAFFFYLVGGALATAVRTELATPDPDFVSPELYNSLFTVHGTVMIFLWIVPAGAGLANYLIPLMIGAKDMAFPRLNAVAFWLIPPGGTLLLASFLFEAPKAGWTSYPPLSILSGQVGEEIWILSVLLLGTSSILGGLNFAVTIFKMRIPTMGLNDMPLLCWAMIATSALILLSTPVLAAALILLSFDLLAGTSFFNPTGGGDPVVYQHLFWFYSHPAVYIMVLPFFGVISDVLPVHARKPIFGYQAIAYSSLAISFLGLIVWAHHMFTSGTPGWLRMFFMITTMIIAVPTGIKVFGWLATIWGGKLRLNSAMLFAMGFISTFVMGGVTGIMVASVPFDIHVHDTYFIVAHFHYVLFGGAVFGVFAAIYHWFPKMTGRMMNEPWGIVHFVLTFVGTNMTFMPMHALGLQGMPRRVAMYDPQFTTLNQVCTVGSYILAVSTIPFLINAAWSWFKGPKAPDNPWEALTLEWMTSSPPPIENFLVTPVLKTGPYDYGSRKTLAIRQRLKQMTGSRPKEVGVPLSEAKSSTVFTDDRSTTVVEPEKDIK
- a CDS encoding heme-copper oxidase subunit III encodes the protein MQGSAINESQTVLGYEQEATASGHEHEEHPDLRMLGVVVFLIAESMIFLGLFSAYLIYRAMSPVWPPEGTERELLLPAINTVVLISSSFVMNQGTIAIKKNDTAGLRNWFIATAIMGLTFLAGQAYEYSQLAFGLTTNLYASSFYVLTGFHGLHVTFGVLLILAVLWRGRKATHYSKESHFGPEAAELYWHFVDVVWIILFILLYLL